Proteins found in one Acidobacteriota bacterium genomic segment:
- a CDS encoding YkgJ family cysteine cluster protein — protein sequence MSVNPNRLIQLAGRRKMDEADFADLTEALANRRTGFRFEDELLGLYAESRDESIFITESTAIPDCLTCGACCAYFHQILISIEDATPRSLAWEVTDTDEQTTHWLRRDLGEARCVALAGEVGKRVSCAIYELRPTACRAFEAGSDRCQALRRMFGFEPRLTEVEMARHRQILRDSHINELTDEIDWAGELEGETAQVNFLRELIDYNLTKLKQIAAELQRVENLLNDKGAAEAIKRCVHAVDLINSEIDLIEKSVRANLPEAIGGLDSINRGDIAGRLLIIGNDSQVLLETAVNQMAAIGESVFVALGMQAKFGKEKFELSE from the coding sequence TTGAGCGTCAACCCCAATCGTTTAATACAACTCGCCGGTCGTCGAAAAATGGATGAAGCGGATTTTGCGGATTTAACCGAGGCGCTGGCAAATAGACGAACCGGCTTTCGCTTTGAAGATGAGTTATTGGGACTATATGCCGAAAGCCGGGATGAAAGTATTTTTATAACTGAGTCAACAGCAATACCGGATTGTCTTACCTGTGGGGCGTGTTGCGCTTATTTTCATCAGATTTTAATTTCAATTGAAGATGCGACGCCGCGTTCGCTTGCCTGGGAAGTCACTGATACCGATGAACAAACCACCCATTGGCTGAGGCGCGATTTAGGTGAGGCGCGATGCGTGGCGCTTGCAGGTGAGGTCGGCAAACGGGTGAGTTGTGCGATTTATGAACTCCGTCCAACGGCTTGCCGCGCTTTTGAAGCAGGCAGCGACCGTTGCCAGGCGCTGAGAAGAATGTTTGGCTTTGAACCGCGATTGACCGAAGTTGAGATGGCGCGACACCGTCAAATTTTGCGTGATAGTCACATCAATGAATTGACCGATGAAATTGATTGGGCAGGTGAGTTGGAAGGTGAAACCGCTCAGGTGAATTTTTTGCGTGAGTTGATTGATTATAATCTCACCAAACTGAAACAAATCGCCGCTGAGTTGCAGCGCGTGGAAAATTTATTGAACGACAAGGGCGCGGCTGAGGCGATAAAAAGATGTGTTCACGCGGTTGATTTGATAAATAGCGAAATTGATTTGATTGAAAAAAGTGTGCGGGCAAATTTACCGGAAGCGATTGGTGGTCTCGATTCAATCAATCGCGGGGATATTGCCGGGCGACTGTTAATCATCGGCAATGATTCGCAAGTTTTATTGGAAACGGCTGTAAATCAAATGGCAGCTATCGGTGAGTCGGTTTTTGTCGCATTAGGAATGCAAGCGAAATTCGGTAAAGAAAAATTTGAGTTAAGCGAGTAG
- a CDS encoding sugar phosphate isomerase/epimerase: MAISQLGLGGGASQGKRIQKIGLQLYTLRKELEKDFEGTLAKVAAIGFKEVEFAGYYNRTPEQVKTVLKVNKLSAPSAHTLLAAMKSKDWQKTVDDTRAVGHKYLVLAYLFPPERQKLDDYKRIIEQINKAAEDCKKAGIQFAYHNHDFEFETMEGQVPYDLILKETDPKLVKMELDLYWISKAKQAPEKYFNRYPGRFELFHVKDMDNTPKAFFTEVGRGVIDFKRIFQMKNSGVKHYFVEQDETPGAALDSIKISYDYLQKLRF; the protein is encoded by the coding sequence TTGGCTATTTCACAATTGGGGCTGGGCGGCGGCGCAAGCCAGGGAAAACGAATTCAAAAAATCGGTTTGCAACTTTATACCCTCAGAAAAGAGCTGGAAAAGGATTTTGAGGGCACACTCGCAAAAGTTGCCGCCATCGGTTTCAAAGAGGTTGAATTTGCCGGTTATTACAACCGCACACCGGAGCAGGTTAAAACAGTTTTAAAAGTCAACAAGCTGAGCGCGCCTTCGGCGCATACCCTGCTTGCGGCAATGAAGTCGAAAGACTGGCAGAAGACCGTTGATGACACGCGCGCCGTCGGGCATAAATATCTGGTGCTCGCCTATCTTTTTCCGCCTGAACGACAGAAACTCGATGATTACAAACGCATCATTGAACAAATCAACAAAGCCGCTGAAGATTGCAAAAAAGCGGGCATTCAATTCGCCTATCACAACCACGACTTTGAATTTGAAACGATGGAAGGGCAAGTGCCTTACGATTTGATTCTGAAAGAGACCGACCCGAAACTGGTGAAGATGGAACTGGATTTATACTGGATTAGCAAAGCCAAACAAGCGCCCGAAAAATATTTCAATAGGTATCCCGGCAGGTTCGAGCTATTTCATGTCAAAGATATGGATAACACCCCGAAAGCATTTTTCACAGAGGTCGGGCGCGGGGTGATTGATTTCAAACGCATCTTTCAGATGAAAAATTCGGGCGTCAAACATTATTTCGTCGAGCAGGACGAAACCCCGGGCGCGGCGCTCGACAGCATCAAAATCAGCTATGATTATTTGCAGAAGTTGAGATTTTAA
- a CDS encoding beta-L-arabinofuranosidase domain-containing protein, protein MNKKMKKPAILLMFFMLAGLLTAPGNSFAQKLSVPDKIPAKAIPFALTDVRLLASPFRDAMIRDQKYLLSLDSDRLLHTFRLNAGLASTAKPYGGWEAPDVELRGHSLGHFLSACALMYAGTGDERFKKQADTIVAELVKIQEALKAKGANAGYLSAFPEEFFDRVETRKRVWAPYYTIHKIMAGLLDMYQLCSNQQALDTVVKMADWVTFRVDRLSEEQFQRSLETEFGGMNELFANLYAVTGNHEHLRLAHKFDHRAVFDPLAQSVDKLDGLHANTQIPKAIGAARIYELTGEARYYNIANFFWQRVAHHRSYVIGGNSDDEHFFPVTSFSKHLGESSAETCNTYNMLKLTRHLFEWNPSAEMMDFYERGLFNHILASQDPEMGMMTYYSPMKPGSFKTFSTPEDNFWCCVGTGMENHAKYNDTIYFHDDESLYVNLFIPSVLNWKTKGLTVEQTTDFPQSETSRLAFQTDKPLRLALKIRVPSWAERGMRFTVNGKAENLNAKPGSYATIERQWKTGDVLELRLPMSLRIEAMPDDAKTLAILYGPVVLAGDLGKEGMEGLKRFGPYTAEPARVKLSEVPGFVVSDVKKILTKIKPVKGAPLTFTTVGLAEPREVRLIPFYRAQGMRYTVYWKVYSPTEWQQRQVRLAALAAREKAISERTVDGVRIGEAGDEKAHNFKGEKTDSGYLEDRRWRDSRDGWFSYELQVTQGERLTLLCTYWGSESRKRVFDIFVDGEKIATQNLFDNKPGEFFDVEYPLSATILRGKERVTIKFQAHPGSMAGGVFGLRIVRQTKLKMQ, encoded by the coding sequence ATGAACAAAAAAATGAAAAAGCCCGCGATTTTATTGATGTTTTTTATGTTGGCAGGTTTATTGACCGCACCCGGAAATTCATTCGCACAGAAATTAAGCGTCCCTGACAAAATTCCGGCTAAAGCCATTCCTTTCGCGCTTACGGACGTGCGGTTGCTTGCGAGTCCCTTTCGTGACGCGATGATTCGTGACCAGAAATATCTGCTCAGTCTCGATAGTGACCGATTGCTTCATACCTTTCGATTGAATGCGGGGCTTGCGTCAACCGCCAAACCCTATGGCGGTTGGGAAGCGCCCGATGTTGAATTGCGTGGACATTCGCTCGGTCATTTTCTGTCGGCTTGCGCCTTGATGTACGCCGGCACCGGCGATGAGCGATTCAAAAAACAAGCCGACACAATCGTTGCGGAACTTGTGAAGATTCAAGAAGCTCTCAAAGCCAAAGGCGCGAACGCCGGTTATCTGTCGGCGTTTCCCGAAGAGTTCTTTGACCGTGTGGAAACCCGCAAACGGGTTTGGGCGCCTTACTACACGATTCACAAAATCATGGCGGGCTTGCTCGATATGTATCAGTTATGCAGCAACCAACAGGCGCTCGACACCGTCGTGAAGATGGCTGATTGGGTGACGTTTCGCGTTGACCGTTTAAGCGAAGAACAGTTTCAACGTTCGCTTGAAACCGAATTCGGCGGCATGAATGAGCTGTTTGCCAACCTCTATGCGGTGACCGGAAACCATGAGCATTTGCGGCTGGCGCATAAATTCGATCATCGCGCGGTGTTTGACCCGCTCGCGCAAAGCGTCGATAAACTCGACGGCTTGCACGCCAACACGCAAATTCCCAAAGCCATCGGCGCGGCGCGCATCTATGAACTCACAGGCGAAGCGCGCTATTACAACATCGCCAATTTTTTCTGGCAGCGCGTCGCCCATCATCGCTCGTATGTGATTGGCGGCAACAGCGACGATGAACATTTCTTTCCGGTCACTTCGTTTTCAAAACACCTTGGCGAATCGAGCGCCGAAACCTGCAACACTTACAATATGCTCAAACTGACGCGCCATTTGTTTGAGTGGAACCCATCGGCAGAGATGATGGATTTCTATGAACGCGGACTGTTCAATCACATTCTCGCTTCGCAAGACCCTGAGATGGGAATGATGACTTATTATTCGCCAATGAAGCCGGGCAGCTTTAAAACCTTCTCGACGCCCGAAGATAATTTCTGGTGTTGTGTCGGCACAGGCATGGAAAACCATGCGAAATACAATGACACCATCTATTTTCACGATGACGAATCGCTTTATGTGAACCTGTTCATTCCTTCGGTATTGAATTGGAAAACGAAAGGCTTGACGGTTGAACAGACCACCGATTTTCCGCAAAGCGAAACCAGCAGACTCGCATTCCAGACCGATAAACCTTTGCGCCTGGCTCTGAAGATTCGCGTGCCTTCGTGGGCTGAACGTGGAATGCGATTTACTGTCAACGGCAAAGCTGAAAACTTAAATGCTAAACCCGGTTCATACGCGACGATTGAACGCCAATGGAAAACCGGAGATGTGTTGGAATTGCGCTTGCCGATGAGTTTAAGAATCGAAGCCATGCCTGACGATGCGAAAACCCTTGCGATTTTATACGGTCCCGTTGTGCTGGCGGGTGATTTAGGCAAAGAAGGCATGGAAGGACTTAAACGGTTTGGTCCCTACACGGCTGAGCCTGCGCGTGTGAAATTATCCGAAGTGCCGGGTTTTGTAGTGAGCGATGTGAAAAAGATTCTCACGAAAATTAAACCGGTGAAAGGCGCGCCACTCACTTTCACAACCGTTGGGTTGGCTGAACCGCGCGAAGTGCGACTGATTCCGTTTTATCGAGCGCAAGGTATGCGCTACACGGTGTATTGGAAAGTCTATTCGCCTACAGAGTGGCAACAGCGCCAGGTGAGGTTAGCGGCTCTTGCCGCCAGAGAAAAAGCGATTAGTGAACGCACCGTTGATGGGGTGCGCATCGGTGAAGCCGGGGATGAAAAAGCCCACAACTTTAAAGGTGAAAAGACCGATTCCGGCTATCTCGAAGACCGCCGCTGGCGCGATTCGCGTGACGGCTGGTTCAGCTATGAATTGCAAGTGACGCAAGGCGAGCGGTTGACGCTGCTTTGCACTTATTGGGGTAGCGAAAGCCGCAAACGGGTTTTCGATATTTTCGTGGACGGTGAAAAGATTGCGACGCAAAATCTGTTTGATAATAAACCCGGCGAATTTTTTGATGTTGAATACCCCCTATCCGCAACTATTTTACGTGGCAAAGAGCGCGTGACCATTAAGTTTCAAGCGCACCCCGGTTCAATGGCAGGCGGTGTATTCGGCTTGCGCATCGTGCGTCAGACAAAATTGAAGATGCAATGA
- a CDS encoding M14 family metallopeptidase, giving the protein MRSGFALVVFIIFCLTSFTLITFAQDNQLKSRAELTNFEETSRYDDVMRFITELQNRSDLARLETFGTSQEGRALPLMILADPPVATPREARASGKPVVFIFANIHAGEVEGKEAVQHLARRMLTGDLRSLLSKTIILLAPIYNADGNEKISMDNRTEQYGPVAGVGRRENAKGLDLNRDYMKLDSLEAQSLVRLMNRWDPHLTVDLHTTNGSYHGYHLTYSIPLNPASDARLIAFHREKMMPVIGRALLAQHKFRAYYYGNFGTRDAKTGEVSSFGRNQEGKERIWAAFTHAPRIGQNYVGLRNRLTILSEAYSYLSFKRRIEVTEAFVEEICKYAAAHAAEILQLAKQLDDDTIRRAQSQTPFQLGVEYQMQPLAKPVDILVGEVQKVKNPRSGKEMTAMLEDKFTPMKMLDYGVFAATRSVATPRAYLFKREDGMKAALEKLKQHGLVVEELTAPLTAEVESFTIDEVKRAQRAFQGHNEVRLKGQYKKASMTFPAGSLLVRMAQPLGTLAAYLLEPESDDGLTAWNFLDAYLEVGKPHPVFKLTQDAKIASRLLE; this is encoded by the coding sequence ATGCGATCAGGCTTTGCCCTAGTTGTCTTCATCATTTTTTGTTTAACTTCATTCACCCTAATCACCTTTGCACAGGACAATCAATTGAAATCACGCGCTGAACTCACGAACTTTGAAGAGACCAGTCGTTACGATGATGTCATGCGCTTTATCACCGAGCTGCAAAACCGCAGCGACCTCGCGCGCCTTGAAACTTTTGGCACTTCACAGGAAGGGCGCGCTCTGCCCTTAATGATTCTCGCTGACCCGCCGGTTGCCACGCCGCGTGAAGCGCGCGCGTCAGGTAAACCCGTCGTCTTCATTTTCGCCAACATTCACGCCGGCGAAGTCGAAGGCAAAGAAGCCGTACAACACCTCGCGCGCCGCATGCTCACGGGCGATTTACGCAGCTTGCTCAGCAAAACGATTATCTTGCTTGCGCCGATTTATAATGCCGATGGCAATGAAAAAATCAGTATGGATAATCGCACCGAGCAGTATGGTCCGGTGGCTGGCGTCGGGCGTCGCGAAAATGCCAAAGGCTTAGACCTCAACCGCGATTACATGAAATTGGATTCCCTCGAAGCACAATCACTCGTGCGCCTGATGAATCGCTGGGACCCGCACCTCACAGTTGATTTGCACACCACCAATGGTTCCTATCACGGCTATCACCTGACCTATTCGATTCCGCTTAACCCGGCATCTGATGCGCGCCTCATCGCCTTTCATCGCGAGAAGATGATGCCGGTGATTGGTAGAGCCTTGCTCGCACAACATAAATTCCGCGCCTATTATTATGGCAATTTCGGAACGCGGGATGCGAAAACCGGCGAAGTTTCAAGTTTCGGCAGAAATCAGGAAGGCAAAGAGCGCATCTGGGCAGCCTTCACTCACGCGCCGCGTATCGGACAAAACTACGTCGGACTGCGCAATCGTCTGACGATTCTTTCGGAAGCCTACAGCTATCTTTCGTTCAAACGTCGCATCGAAGTCACCGAAGCCTTCGTTGAAGAAATCTGCAAATACGCTGCCGCGCACGCTGCGGAAATTTTGCAACTGGCGAAACAACTCGATGACGACACCATTCGTCGAGCGCAAAGCCAAACGCCTTTTCAACTCGGCGTCGAATATCAAATGCAACCGCTCGCCAAACCTGTCGATATTCTTGTTGGCGAAGTGCAGAAGGTGAAAAATCCGCGTTCAGGTAAAGAGATGACCGCCATGCTTGAAGACAAGTTCACGCCGATGAAGATGCTCGATTACGGGGTGTTTGCGGCAACCCGCAGCGTCGCAACACCGCGAGCCTATCTATTCAAACGTGAAGACGGCATGAAAGCCGCGCTTGAAAAACTCAAACAACACGGACTCGTCGTTGAAGAGTTGACCGCGCCACTGACTGCCGAAGTCGAAAGTTTTACCATTGATGAGGTCAAACGCGCGCAACGCGCCTTTCAAGGTCACAATGAAGTGAGACTGAAGGGACAATATAAAAAAGCGTCGATGACTTTCCCTGCGGGCAGCCTTCTTGTGCGCATGGCGCAACCTTTGGGGACGCTTGCGGCATACTTGCTTGAACCGGAAAGCGACGATGGACTGACAGCCTGGAATTTTCTCGATGCTTATCTGGAAGTCGGCAAACCCCATCCGGTTTTTAAACTCACGCAAGATGCGAAAATTGCCAGCCGGTTGTTGGAATGA
- a CDS encoding gluconokinase — translation MILIVMGVAGSGKTTIGKMLARRLACKFYDADDFHSPANVAKMHSGVPLTDEDRAAWLDALARLIGENLANHQSMILACSALKASYRKRLQSRAPRHSNEVQFIYLRITPEVARERTAARKNHFMPPELIASQFATLEEPTDALIVDASLTPTKIVGEIQKKLPA, via the coding sequence ATGATTTTAATTGTAATGGGGGTTGCGGGTTCAGGTAAGACGACGATTGGCAAAATGCTTGCCCGGCGATTGGCTTGCAAATTTTATGACGCAGATGATTTTCACTCGCCCGCCAATGTCGCCAAGATGCATTCCGGGGTGCCGCTCACTGATGAAGACCGCGCCGCGTGGCTTGATGCGCTTGCCCGTTTAATTGGCGAAAACCTCGCTAATCATCAATCAATGATTCTGGCGTGTTCGGCTCTCAAAGCCAGCTATCGCAAGCGCCTGCAATCACGCGCCCCTCGGCATTCAAATGAGGTGCAGTTCATCTATCTTCGCATCACGCCCGAGGTTGCCCGCGAGAGAACGGCGGCGCGAAAAAATCATTTTATGCCGCCGGAATTAATTGCCAGCCAGTTTGCCACCCTCGAAGAACCCACCGATGCCTTAATCGTTGACGCAAGCCTTACGCCCACAAAAATCGTCGGGGAAATTCAAAAAAAATTGCCCGCCTGA
- a CDS encoding DUF1800 domain-containing protein has product MAQLTYDQAAHLSRRMGFGAPPEELDTLTRMTRQAAVDYYLNYESVNNDNLDNYLQKNFNPKRFTPMDDVQLWWIIRMGKTARPFEEKMTLFWHNHFVSALDKVPYETMYVQNQMLRAQALLRFDDILLNVARDPAMLVYLDGITNVLGNPNENFARELQELFTMGIYDAVTGEANYTEKDVKEIARAFTGWKFKEKGGKKYKYVSYIETDKHDAGPKEIYGRIANYTGEDVIAIISERRATARFLVKKLFNFFVYPLADTPEDKATIEKFANVYFTGNHSIRELARAIFNSDEFFSPRAEFALIKSPAELTVGAMRMLGADYVPGNLHQADYETYVGFKSMGFDLLNPFDVSGFPTNLGWLNTSTMLERYNFAARIISTREVNKMSPGIGLANEKLKTHIASTPEQTVRNFLAVMGALKVDNQVVAILTDYLTKDDEGGRMPFEVDDHFIDKNIRGLVFLIMCLPEFQLN; this is encoded by the coding sequence ATGGCGCAATTGACTTATGACCAGGCGGCGCATCTCAGTCGTCGCATGGGCTTCGGCGCTCCGCCCGAAGAACTCGATACACTTACCCGCATGACTCGCCAGGCGGCGGTCGATTATTACCTCAATTACGAATCTGTCAACAATGACAACCTCGATAATTATTTACAGAAAAATTTCAACCCCAAACGCTTCACCCCGATGGACGACGTGCAACTCTGGTGGATTATCCGCATGGGCAAAACCGCGCGTCCCTTTGAAGAGAAGATGACACTTTTCTGGCATAACCATTTCGTCAGCGCGCTCGACAAAGTGCCTTATGAAACCATGTATGTGCAAAACCAGATGCTGCGCGCTCAGGCGCTCTTACGTTTTGACGACATTTTGTTGAATGTGGCGCGCGACCCGGCAATGCTCGTCTATCTTGATGGCATCACCAATGTCCTGGGCAACCCCAACGAAAATTTTGCCCGTGAACTGCAAGAATTGTTTACCATGGGCATTTACGATGCGGTCACCGGTGAAGCCAACTACACCGAAAAGGATGTCAAAGAAATCGCCCGCGCCTTCACCGGCTGGAAGTTCAAAGAAAAAGGCGGCAAGAAATATAAATATGTTTCTTACATTGAAACCGATAAACACGATGCCGGACCGAAAGAGATTTACGGGCGCATTGCCAATTACACCGGCGAAGATGTGATTGCGATTATCAGCGAACGCCGGGCAACGGCGCGCTTTCTGGTTAAAAAACTGTTTAACTTTTTCGTCTACCCGCTCGCCGACACCCCCGAAGACAAAGCGACGATTGAAAAATTCGCCAATGTCTATTTCACCGGCAATCACTCGATTCGCGAACTGGCGCGCGCGATTTTCAATTCCGATGAATTTTTCAGCCCACGCGCCGAATTCGCGTTAATCAAATCGCCCGCCGAACTCACGGTCGGCGCGATGCGTATGCTCGGAGCCGATTACGTTCCCGGCAATCTCCATCAAGCCGATTATGAAACCTATGTGGGCTTTAAGAGCATGGGCTTTGACCTGCTCAATCCCTTCGATGTATCGGGATTTCCAACCAATCTCGGCTGGCTCAACACCTCGACCATGCTTGAACGCTATAACTTTGCGGCGCGTATCATCAGCACACGCGAAGTCAACAAAATGTCGCCGGGCATCGGACTTGCGAATGAGAAACTGAAAACTCATATCGCTTCGACGCCTGAACAAACGGTGCGCAATTTTCTTGCGGTGATGGGGGCGCTCAAAGTCGATAACCAGGTGGTGGCGATTTTGACCGATTACCTGACCAAAGATGATGAGGGAGGGCGTATGCCTTTCGAGGTGGATGACCATTTCATTGATAAAAACATTCGCGGCTTGGTCTTTTTGATTATGTGCCTGCCCGAATTTCAATTGAACTAG
- a CDS encoding DUF1501 domain-containing protein, producing the protein MGTTRRQFIKRSVGAVSVGLVMPHLFINTASGQSATAANRKVLVIIEFSGGNDGLNTVIPYTDRNYYSWRPTIGLRDAEIANTKISNELALHPSMGKLKTLYDAGKVAVITGVGYPNPNRSHFTSADIWHTANINEGRGIGWLGRYADVALINQPGLAAVSIVDRLPKTFAATQKIIPNIPSFDGYGIKTDCNHEDNRQNIIDAFLAIHRRNQPANSFIERAQKIGLDAVAGALDFQAQLDTYQSTIEYPDNNNLAQGLQLIARIITTVPESSLLYARIGGFDTHADQIDGTNRLAGQHAGLLQDFSDAIKAFYDDMAEHGLANNVLMMQWSEFGRRVNENKSVGTDHGTMSCMFVIGGQVQGGIYGRQPSLAGADLDDAGDPKFTLDFRSVYATILDKWLTSDSKGILNGQFENLGFLG; encoded by the coding sequence ATGGGAACAACAAGAAGACAATTTATTAAACGAAGCGTCGGCGCGGTGAGCGTCGGCTTGGTGATGCCGCACCTGTTTATCAATACCGCGAGCGGGCAAAGCGCAACTGCCGCAAATCGCAAAGTGCTGGTGATTATCGAATTTTCCGGCGGCAATGACGGACTCAACACGGTGATTCCCTACACTGACCGCAACTATTATTCATGGCGTCCGACCATCGGACTGAGAGATGCAGAAATTGCCAATACCAAAATTTCCAACGAGCTTGCCTTGCATCCGTCGATGGGAAAACTCAAAACCCTTTACGATGCCGGCAAAGTTGCGGTTATCACCGGCGTCGGTTACCCGAATCCCAATCGCTCGCATTTCACCTCGGCGGACATCTGGCACACGGCGAACATCAACGAAGGGCGCGGCATCGGCTGGCTCGGTCGTTATGCAGATGTGGCGCTGATTAATCAACCGGGACTCGCGGCAGTATCAATCGTTGACCGTTTGCCGAAAACTTTTGCCGCAACCCAGAAAATCATTCCCAATATTCCGAGTTTTGATGGTTACGGCATCAAAACCGATTGCAACCACGAAGATAACCGGCAAAACATCATTGATGCGTTTTTAGCGATTCATCGTCGCAACCAACCGGCAAATAGTTTTATCGAACGCGCGCAGAAAATCGGTCTGGATGCGGTGGCGGGAGCTTTGGATTTTCAAGCGCAACTCGACACTTACCAATCCACCATTGAGTACCCGGATAACAATAATCTCGCGCAAGGCTTGCAACTCATCGCGCGCATCATTACCACGGTGCCGGAATCGAGTCTGCTTTATGCGCGCATCGGAGGATTTGATACACACGCTGACCAGATTGACGGGACGAATCGCCTGGCGGGGCAACACGCGGGATTGTTGCAGGATTTTTCCGATGCCATAAAAGCCTTCTATGATGATATGGCGGAACACGGGCTGGCAAACAATGTCTTGATGATGCAGTGGTCGGAATTTGGCAGACGGGTGAATGAGAATAAATCCGTCGGCACAGACCACGGCACCATGTCATGTATGTTCGTCATCGGCGGACAGGTGCAAGGCGGCATTTATGGTCGTCAACCGTCGCTTGCCGGCGCAGATTTGGATGACGCGGGCGACCCGAAATTCACCCTGGATTTTCGTTCGGTTTACGCAACCATTTTGGATAAATGGTTGACCAGCGATTCCAAAGGAATTTTGAACGGGCAATTCGAGAACCTCGGTTTTCTCGGATAG
- a CDS encoding ankyrin repeat domain-containing protein codes for MQTKLRANGFAVVCLLSVFLFLPSASNGQIEHQKGEPERLVIEDEQGLYAHWYLANMNNDVVRGIGFAQKYVDRFPSGQMADFLKQYLDKHLPEHPDALTKFKAERMDTLVVKPPAVEEPKTEETNRAIVEIPQDAEIILRLLYEVINDGASVNARSRSGYTALMLAAMTNHSEVIKKMFERGADVNLKEPAQGFTALTYAIWTGNPEIVRLLLENGADRLLRDTEGRTALDHANLRGVAETIKLLEGNKK; via the coding sequence ATGCAAACCAAACTGCGTGCTAACGGTTTCGCGGTCGTCTGTCTGTTGAGTGTCTTTCTTTTCTTACCATCGGCATCGAATGGACAGATCGAACATCAAAAAGGCGAGCCGGAGAGATTAGTTATTGAAGATGAGCAGGGGCTTTATGCGCACTGGTATCTGGCAAATATGAATAATGATGTCGTCAGAGGCATAGGTTTTGCCCAAAAGTATGTTGACCGGTTTCCTTCGGGACAAATGGCAGATTTTTTAAAACAATACCTTGATAAACATCTGCCCGAACATCCTGATGCATTAACCAAATTTAAAGCCGAACGAATGGACACCCTCGTCGTTAAACCGCCTGCGGTAGAAGAACCCAAAACCGAGGAAACCAACAGAGCCATTGTAGAAATTCCCCAAGATGCAGAAATCATTCTCAGGCTCTTGTACGAGGTGATCAACGATGGCGCAAGTGTGAATGCAAGATCAAGAAGCGGATACACCGCTTTGATGCTGGCGGCGATGACCAACCATTCGGAGGTCATTAAGAAAATGTTTGAACGAGGCGCAGATGTAAATCTTAAAGAACCCGCGCAGGGATTTACGGCGCTGACCTATGCCATCTGGACAGGAAACCCTGAAATCGTGCGCCTGCTTTTGGAAAATGGCGCAGACCGTTTGCTGCGCGATACCGAAGGGCGAACGGCATTAGACCATGCAAACCTGCGAGGGGTTGCGGAAACCATCAAACTTTTAGAAGGAAATAAAAAATAA
- a CDS encoding DUF3037 domain-containing protein: MQNRCTYDYAIIRVVPKVEREEFINVGVIVSCPAKKFLEARIELDEKRLRALDATVDLEAIRAHLASIPAICAGGEAAGPIGKLTPRERFYWLVAPRSTIIQTSPTHTGRCKNLADVLEHLLDTMVRTNAEQQSSGGSSDV, translated from the coding sequence GTGCAAAATCGTTGCACTTATGATTACGCGATTATTCGCGTGGTGCCCAAAGTCGAACGTGAAGAGTTCATCAACGTCGGCGTAATTGTCTCTTGTCCTGCGAAAAAATTTCTCGAAGCGCGCATTGAACTTGATGAAAAACGCTTGCGGGCTTTGGATGCGACGGTTGATTTAGAGGCGATTCGCGCGCATCTCGCAAGCATACCGGCAATCTGCGCGGGCGGCGAAGCGGCAGGACCCATTGGCAAGCTTACGCCAAGAGAACGCTTTTACTGGCTGGTCGCGCCGCGCAGCACCATCATTCAAACCTCGCCCACGCATACCGGACGGTGCAAAAATCTAGCGGATGTGCTCGAACATTTACTCGATACGATGGTGCGAACGAATGCTGAGCAACAAAGCTCAGGAGGTAGCAGTGACGTATGA